The following is a genomic window from Manihot esculenta cultivar AM560-2 chromosome 9, M.esculenta_v8, whole genome shotgun sequence.
atgtaaatatagTTAAAGTATTGAATGAAAGTAAATGATCAAATCAATATTGCATACAAAGTAATTAATCAACTGCCTTTTTTATTAGATATGAAACAGCACAGAAAAGCACACCATTGAAAGCCAAAAAACAAGACAACTAAAACCCAGGTGATTAATCTCCTTTCTAAGCAATGGCCTCTCTACTCTATCCCAAATTGCTTCTTCAGCTCCAACATAAATCCATAGACCTTCTTGTGATCAGGAAGAGAGTTGAACACAGACTCCTTTGCCAAGCACCTTTTAGCCCATTCAATAAGCTTAGGACACTCAGCCTCTATGCTGAAATTTCCACACACCTCATAGGTATAAAACCAGCTATAGAATGGCACAAGAGCAACATCCACATAGCCCAAATTTTCACCCCCAAAGAATGGCTTCTCTCCAAGCTCTCCTTCCAGGAGCTTAAGGGACTCTATGAATCCCTGCTTTGCTTCCTCCTGCTCTTCGCCTTTTGTTGCCCATATCTTCCTCCCATGCTCAAACATCTGCATCCCAAATCCCCATATTATATATCACTCAAATGCTAATGACTAAAACattgaatttcattttttttttgtataaacTTTATAAACTACATTAAAAATGAACCAAACCgttaattacataaaaatttcgaAGTTGtgctatatatttttaagaatacCCAACATGACATAgccttttcttttataaaaaaaaaaaagttaaaggaAAAGTAACTTAATCCTTATATTTCTTtggtaaaaaagaaagaaaggaaaaataaaaagactattGTCTTTcttacttgaaaaaaaaaaaaaaaggaaagaagaagagtACCTTCTTAACAACAAAATCAGCCCAGAAGTTAGCTTGAGCTCTCTGATAAGGATCAGAGGGAAGCAATGGAGCTTTGTCCTTCCAGACTTCATCAATGTATTGAACAGCAATAAGAGACTCAGCAActggtttgccattgtggatgAGAACAGGGATCTTCTTGTGAACTGGGTTCATCTGCAGCAGCAAATCACTCTT
Proteins encoded in this region:
- the LOC110622308 gene encoding probable glutathione S-transferase parC, yielding MADNAEVTLLDFWPSPFGMRVRIALAEKGIKYEYREEDLKNKSDLLLQMNPVHKKIPVLIHNGKPVAESLIAVQYIDEVWKDKAPLLPSDPYQRAQANFWADFVVKKMFEHGRKIWATKGEEQEEAKQGFIESLKLLEGELGEKPFFGGENLGYVDVALVPFYSWFYTYEVCGNFSIEAECPKLIEWAKRCLAKESVFNSLPDHKKVYGFMLELKKQFGIE